A DNA window from Sphingomonas profundi contains the following coding sequences:
- a CDS encoding transposase: protein MKVSDTPLTPGNVADISMAVPLLIAAAPACRLITDKAYDADSLRRWFAERRIKAVIPSTASRRTLYLLDTRIYRRRIVIERLFCRLKNWRRIAIRYGRHATKHIAARSQSPASVVLGLCGSPQPPKTS from the coding sequence ATCAAAGTATCGGACACTCCCCTCACACCTGGCAACGTCGCCGACATCAGCATGGCTGTGCCGCTGTTGATCGCCGCCGCACCAGCCTGCCGCTTGATCACCGACAAGGCCTATGACGCCGACAGCTTACGCCGCTGGTTCGCTGAGCGACGCATCAAAGCCGTGATCCCGTCCACCGCTTCACGACGCACGCTCTATTTGCTCGACACACGCATCTACCGCCGCAGAATCGTCATCGAACGGCTCTTCTGCCGGCTCAAGAACTGGCGCCGCATCGCTATCCGATACGGTCGACATGCCACCAAGCACATAGCAGCTAGATCTCAATCGCCAGCGAGTGTCGTTCTCGGCTTATGCGGGTCCCCGCAACCACCGAAAACATCATAA
- a CDS encoding nuclear transport factor 2 family protein, with protein MTSDREDITHIINLYGFAVDTQDFDLFDRIFTENVDAKYNEEAHWKSRTDLKRDFISYHDPFDGTHHVMSNHLIDVRGNEANCVTYAHWRLYRKGVPGGEFWEGNGWYDDHAIRTDAGWRIDRRLCRIIWWGGNPLVNATDPTVQFDLPVTSLRVERQNGSVWFHTAQYDPD; from the coding sequence ATGACAAGCGATCGCGAGGATATAACGCATATAATCAATCTCTACGGATTTGCCGTCGACACGCAGGATTTCGATCTGTTCGATCGCATATTCACCGAGAACGTTGATGCGAAGTATAATGAGGAAGCTCACTGGAAATCTCGCACGGATCTGAAAAGAGATTTCATATCCTATCACGATCCTTTCGACGGTACGCATCATGTTATGTCGAACCATCTCATTGATGTGCGCGGCAACGAGGCCAATTGCGTCACCTACGCCCACTGGCGGCTCTACCGCAAAGGCGTTCCCGGCGGCGAGTTCTGGGAGGGCAATGGTTGGTATGACGATCACGCCATCCGCACGGATGCCGGCTGGCGGATCGATCGGCGGCTCTGCCGCATCATCTGGTGGGGCGGCAACCCGCTCGTCAATGCGACCGACCCGACAGTGCAGTTCGATTTGCCGGTCACGTCGCTGAGGGTAGAACGGCAGAACGGCTCCGTTTGGTTCCACACCGCGCAGTACGATCCAGACTGA
- a CDS encoding SDR family oxidoreductase, with product MDLGLAGKVALVGGGSRGIGLAVAKDLAAEAAHVVIAARDRTAIDAAVADITASGGKASGISADMFSEEGVSQAVRHCVTEFGSMPDIAIANVYGTARYSFDEAGNEVFRAGYEQIVMSTVYLARAVLPSMKTKRWGRIVTIGSFCAKKPHWHIPLIVDNVTRAGAVSLSKSLSNEVGRYGITVNTVGPGFIDTEMAVEWMRAMAVEQGKDPDADRATRDATIPIGRNGRPDELSAACVFLCSERASYITGQLLMVDGGLVPSPV from the coding sequence ATGGATCTCGGTCTTGCTGGTAAAGTGGCGCTGGTCGGTGGCGGCAGTCGCGGCATCGGTCTGGCTGTGGCGAAGGATCTGGCGGCAGAGGCCGCGCACGTCGTGATCGCCGCTCGCGACCGGACGGCGATCGACGCCGCCGTCGCCGACATCACGGCGTCCGGCGGAAAGGCCAGCGGCATTTCTGCGGACATGTTCTCGGAAGAAGGCGTCTCACAGGCGGTACGGCATTGCGTAACTGAGTTCGGCAGCATGCCCGATATCGCGATCGCAAACGTCTACGGCACCGCCCGCTACAGCTTCGACGAAGCCGGGAATGAGGTCTTCCGGGCGGGATACGAACAGATCGTGATGAGCACCGTGTATCTCGCCCGGGCAGTGCTGCCTTCAATGAAGACGAAACGGTGGGGTCGCATCGTCACGATCGGTTCCTTCTGCGCGAAGAAGCCGCATTGGCATATCCCGCTGATCGTGGACAACGTCACCCGCGCCGGTGCCGTGTCGCTGAGCAAATCTTTGTCGAACGAGGTGGGGCGCTACGGCATCACCGTCAACACGGTCGGCCCCGGTTTCATCGATACGGAGATGGCGGTCGAGTGGATGCGCGCCATGGCGGTCGAGCAGGGAAAGGATCCGGACGCCGATCGGGCCACCCGCGATGCGACCATTCCGATCGGCCGCAACGGACGCCCAGACGAGCTTTCCGCCGCATGCGTATTCCTGTGTTCGGAACGGGCGAGCTATATCACCGGGCAGTTGCTGATGGTGGATGGCGGGCTGGTTCCCTCTCCTGTCTAG
- a CDS encoding DUF7064 domain-containing protein, whose amino-acid sequence MTDKLHDEIAWVSDATGFGSAKRSDDHYHGKMGVAGSTLTETWCWGFQHPPTNTHCFIYIYMHPNVGSVTGGLWVHRGNKPHAMFCEFHDMHSNMSDDIFDADKNITLANGMHVEFSEPMKQQRITYAHEGRGFSIDLTFTAFMDAAMRSNNKHFEQGSHVTGTCMLNGETMEIDCLYNRDRSWGELRPEMTLSVPPYTWMNGLFSKDFVFNIGCHDDPALDPEWRDHFHVPPEKIVKDAWIRRDGRMLKVPRVSKITTRDEALTPLRTVIHCTDEEGRDYEFVGEITAGVPWNPWHNCHCHIALARWTSPQFDGEGWGEHQEVQWNDYLRLCYNPA is encoded by the coding sequence ATGACGGACAAGCTGCACGACGAGATCGCATGGGTTTCCGACGCCACCGGCTTCGGTAGCGCGAAGCGCAGCGACGACCATTACCATGGCAAGATGGGCGTGGCGGGTTCCACCCTGACCGAGACGTGGTGCTGGGGCTTCCAGCATCCGCCGACCAATACCCATTGCTTCATTTACATATACATGCATCCGAATGTCGGCTCGGTAACGGGTGGACTTTGGGTTCACCGCGGCAACAAACCGCATGCGATGTTCTGTGAGTTTCACGACATGCACAGCAACATGTCGGACGACATCTTCGATGCGGACAAGAACATCACCCTCGCCAACGGAATGCACGTCGAGTTTAGCGAGCCGATGAAGCAACAGCGCATCACCTATGCCCATGAGGGCCGCGGTTTCAGTATCGACCTGACGTTCACTGCGTTCATGGATGCGGCCATGCGCTCGAACAACAAGCATTTCGAGCAGGGCAGCCACGTCACCGGAACCTGCATGCTGAACGGCGAGACGATGGAGATCGACTGCCTCTACAATCGCGACCGGAGCTGGGGCGAGCTGCGACCCGAAATGACGCTGTCGGTGCCGCCCTATACGTGGATGAACGGGCTGTTCTCAAAGGACTTCGTGTTCAATATCGGTTGCCACGACGATCCGGCGCTCGATCCGGAATGGAGAGACCATTTCCACGTCCCGCCCGAGAAGATCGTCAAGGACGCCTGGATCCGGCGCGACGGCCGGATGCTCAAGGTGCCCCGGGTATCCAAGATCACCACCCGCGACGAAGCCCTTACCCCGCTGCGCACTGTGATCCACTGCACCGACGAGGAAGGCCGCGACTACGAGTTCGTCGGCGAAATCACGGCGGGCGTACCGTGGAACCCATGGCACAACTGCCATTGCCACATCGCGCTCGCGCGCTGGACCTCGCCGCAGTTCGACGGCGAAGGCTGGGGCGAGCATCAGGAGGTCCAGTGGAACGACTATCTCAGGCTATGCTACAACCCGGCCTGA
- a CDS encoding acyl-CoA dehydrogenase family protein — protein sequence MTSAAPIAPSSTSTALAERVASFVRSEIAPLEQDPRCGPHGPNNALIVEIRGKARVLGLLVPHLGPEWGGTGLAISDMVPVFKAAGFSPLGPIALNIQAPDEGNMHLLDVVASDSQKARYLKPLAAGLTRSAFLMTEPDGGAGSDPSMLATYAERTSNRTWRIRGRKTFATGFDGSAFTIVMARTGGGATMFLVPTDAAGMRTERVLATLDSSMPGGHAVVTLDDVEVDDDAVLGAVDKGFQYAQVRLAPARLTHCMRWWGLARRVQDIAIDYACRCHAFGRPIIDHEGVGNMLADNEMDLTESELIIDWCAAALEREGTGTYESSVAKVRVSEALFRIADRAMQVLGGTGITGDTIVEQAFREFRAFRIYDGPSEVHRWSIAKRLKRQHGQPASV from the coding sequence ATGACCAGTGCCGCCCCCATCGCGCCTTCGTCGACCAGCACTGCCCTGGCAGAACGGGTCGCGTCCTTCGTGCGGAGCGAGATCGCGCCGCTCGAGCAGGACCCGCGATGTGGGCCGCACGGACCGAATAATGCATTGATCGTGGAGATTAGGGGGAAAGCGCGCGTGCTTGGTCTCCTCGTTCCGCACCTTGGGCCGGAATGGGGCGGCACCGGCCTCGCAATCTCCGATATGGTGCCGGTGTTCAAGGCGGCCGGCTTCTCGCCCCTGGGTCCAATCGCGCTCAATATCCAGGCGCCGGACGAGGGAAACATGCATCTCCTCGACGTGGTGGCGAGCGACAGCCAGAAGGCGCGATACCTCAAGCCCTTGGCGGCGGGATTGACGCGTTCGGCATTCCTCATGACCGAACCGGATGGCGGGGCCGGGTCCGATCCGTCCATGCTGGCGACGTATGCCGAGCGGACCTCGAACCGGACATGGCGGATAAGGGGGCGCAAGACATTCGCCACCGGCTTCGACGGCTCGGCTTTCACGATCGTGATGGCCAGGACCGGGGGCGGTGCGACGATGTTTCTGGTTCCCACCGACGCAGCGGGCATGCGAACTGAGCGGGTCCTCGCGACACTCGACAGTTCGATGCCTGGGGGGCACGCGGTTGTGACGCTCGACGATGTCGAGGTCGATGACGATGCCGTCCTCGGAGCTGTCGACAAGGGATTTCAATATGCCCAGGTTCGCCTCGCGCCGGCGCGTCTGACGCACTGCATGCGCTGGTGGGGTCTCGCTCGACGCGTTCAGGACATAGCGATCGACTATGCCTGCCGGTGCCACGCGTTTGGAAGGCCGATCATAGATCATGAGGGCGTCGGCAACATGCTCGCCGATAATGAGATGGACCTGACCGAGAGCGAACTTATCATCGACTGGTGCGCGGCCGCCCTCGAACGCGAGGGGACGGGCACTTACGAATCGTCCGTGGCAAAGGTCCGGGTGTCCGAAGCTCTTTTTCGTATCGCCGACCGCGCCATGCAGGTGCTGGGCGGAACCGGGATCACAGGCGATACGATAGTCGAACAGGCGTTTCGCGAGTTTCGCGCGTTCCGGATCTATGACGGACCGTCCGAGGTTCACCGCTGGTCGATCGCGAAACGGCTGAAACGTCAGCACGGTCAGCCGGCCAGTGTCTGA
- a CDS encoding TonB-dependent receptor: MAQADPSAPAAGTTSDATAVDGTGGLDEIVVTAQRRSENLQKVPLSVTAVPPARLEQLNIRSVDQLQTVTPGFVFNTGYTYSMIFIRGVGANFPNAGLEPAVATYIDGAYAQRGFGALYDLLDVDTVQILKGPQGTLYGRNASGGAVLINSSAPTDTLEAHATAEIGNLDHRLLEGVVNIPLSETLSSRFAARYRDDGGYVHNLATGHDLGGRKSVTARGRLAWEPSPDFKAILTFQYDWNKGSMAPAAERLGTTTTVNDLTGPFAGYNGRPIFTCTGCDVSSFPDTQSPVRRFYDTDQSESAIRGRIGTGGRSYFYNLQLEGDLGGVHLRSVTAFRNQRDYGVSDLDFTRALLFHYGQFSGSEAFTQDVTATTDITDRLHAVAGASYVHDKGYFDLTFDGIGFRQAAAASPSGILPSGGNVVITNSYSAFGEITFEPIARLKLTAGGRYTKDKRDITGAFNDTIVSAFGLPAARFDGPAISFNSFTPRFVVAYDAGAVNLYASYNKGFKAGGYSTPALAQPFSAIIVRPEKIESYEIGAKFASADRKLRANIAAFLYHYRDVQVQVVRLDLGGSIVLNGASARGKGVEADFQYQPVPWLTFFGAASYLHARFRDFPNGAGAGPTGSVAAPVFANVSEDLSGFPLGRSPDFTGNIGATLSGTVATGWKADLTGNVRYSDRYDFSPGAGGPLRTDFQRSFTVADISGNVGPDNGAYSIGFFINNLTGEKYQSFRQSAAGFGAFDYVAKPRTYGLRVRASY; the protein is encoded by the coding sequence ATGGCGCAAGCCGATCCGTCAGCACCGGCAGCCGGCACGACCAGCGACGCTACGGCCGTCGACGGTACGGGCGGCCTGGACGAGATCGTGGTGACGGCCCAGCGCCGGTCCGAAAATCTGCAGAAGGTGCCGCTCTCGGTCACGGCCGTGCCGCCGGCCCGGCTGGAGCAGTTGAACATCAGAAGCGTGGACCAGCTTCAGACCGTCACGCCGGGTTTCGTGTTCAATACCGGCTACACCTATTCGATGATCTTCATCCGCGGTGTCGGCGCTAACTTCCCTAACGCCGGCCTCGAACCTGCCGTCGCCACCTATATCGATGGCGCTTACGCCCAGCGCGGCTTCGGCGCGCTCTACGATCTGCTGGATGTCGATACCGTCCAGATCCTGAAGGGGCCACAGGGCACGCTCTACGGACGCAACGCCAGCGGCGGTGCGGTGCTGATCAACAGCTCTGCTCCGACAGACACGCTGGAGGCGCACGCGACTGCCGAGATCGGCAACCTCGATCATCGTCTGCTGGAAGGCGTGGTCAACATCCCGCTGTCGGAAACGCTCTCGTCGCGCTTCGCCGCGCGTTACCGCGACGATGGCGGCTATGTACACAATCTGGCGACCGGACATGATCTCGGCGGCCGCAAGAGCGTGACGGCGCGCGGACGGCTGGCATGGGAGCCGAGCCCGGACTTCAAGGCCATCCTCACGTTCCAGTACGACTGGAACAAGGGCAGCATGGCGCCGGCGGCCGAGCGCCTCGGTACGACAACGACCGTGAACGATCTCACCGGCCCTTTCGCCGGCTATAATGGCCGCCCGATCTTCACCTGTACCGGCTGCGACGTGTCCAGCTTTCCCGACACGCAGTCGCCGGTGCGACGCTTCTACGACACCGACCAGAGCGAGAGTGCCATTCGTGGCCGCATCGGCACGGGCGGGCGAAGCTATTTCTACAATTTGCAGCTCGAAGGCGATCTCGGCGGCGTTCACCTGCGGAGCGTGACCGCGTTCCGCAACCAACGCGATTATGGCGTGAGCGATCTCGATTTCACGCGCGCGCTGCTGTTCCACTACGGGCAGTTCTCGGGCAGCGAGGCGTTTACCCAGGACGTGACGGCCACCACCGACATCACCGATCGGCTGCACGCCGTCGCAGGCGCCTCCTACGTGCACGACAAGGGCTATTTCGATCTTACCTTCGACGGCATCGGCTTCCGCCAGGCGGCGGCGGCCAGCCCGAGCGGGATTTTGCCCTCCGGCGGCAACGTCGTCATCACCAATTCCTATTCGGCCTTCGGCGAGATCACGTTTGAGCCGATTGCCCGGCTGAAGCTGACCGCCGGCGGCCGCTACACGAAAGACAAGCGCGACATTACCGGCGCCTTCAACGACACGATCGTCTCGGCCTTCGGGCTGCCGGCCGCGCGCTTCGACGGTCCGGCGATCTCGTTCAACAGCTTCACGCCGCGCTTCGTGGTCGCCTATGATGCCGGCGCGGTGAACCTTTATGCGAGCTACAACAAGGGCTTCAAGGCCGGCGGCTACAGCACGCCCGCTTTGGCGCAGCCCTTCTCCGCCATCATCGTCCGGCCGGAGAAGATCGAGAGCTATGAGATCGGCGCGAAGTTCGCCTCGGCCGATCGCAAGCTGCGCGCCAACATCGCCGCCTTCCTCTACCATTATCGCGACGTGCAGGTGCAGGTGGTGCGGCTCGATCTGGGCGGCTCGATCGTCCTTAATGGCGCCAGCGCGCGGGGCAAGGGCGTGGAGGCCGATTTCCAGTATCAGCCGGTGCCATGGCTCACCTTCTTTGGTGCCGCCTCCTATCTGCATGCCCGTTTCCGGGACTTTCCGAACGGAGCGGGCGCGGGGCCGACCGGGTCGGTTGCGGCCCCCGTCTTCGCCAACGTCTCCGAGGATCTGAGCGGTTTTCCGCTCGGCCGCTCGCCCGATTTCACCGGCAATATCGGCGCCACGCTCAGCGGCACGGTCGCCACGGGCTGGAAGGCCGATCTCACCGGCAACGTCCGCTATTCCGACCGTTATGATTTCAGCCCCGGCGCAGGCGGACCGCTGCGGACCGACTTCCAGCGTTCGTTCACGGTGGCCGATATCAGCGGCAATGTCGGCCCGGACAACGGCGCCTATTCGATAGGCTTCTTCATCAACAACCTAACCGGCGAGAAATATCAGAGCTTCCGCCAGAGCGCCGCAGGGTTCGGCGCGTTCGACTATGTCGCCAAGCCCCGCACATACGGCCTGCGCGTGCGGGCGAGCTACTGA
- a CDS encoding phosphotransferase family protein — protein sequence MNRSVQGGQFCTPISPERGQHCTLIHTLSDNDRFDVAALASWMRANVSGFEGTPAVRKFRGGQSNPTFLVEAERRAFVLRRKPVGSLVTGAHAIDREYRVIQALHKVGFPVPRTHGICEDASIAGASFYLMDRVEGRIFWETSLPMVAPGSRRQYFAAMNRTIADLHNVRFDDIGLGDFGPGQGYVGRQVRRWSEAYEATKTMCGAVPDIAQVADWLKANLPNDEEIALIHGDFRCDNMIFHPTGPTIAAVLDWELSTIGNPLADFAHHAMIYRMPPDYLTGLYGLDLAKFGLPSEDEYLSQYCANARRSDLPHYDFYVVFAIYRLASILYGIRLRTAQRTASSITADRVSRLIEPLARLAREQANAINTNGATR from the coding sequence GTGAACCGCTCAGTTCAGGGGGGTCAATTTTGCACGCCGATCAGCCCCGAACGGGGTCAACATTGCACGCTGATTCACACTCTTTCGGACAATGATCGTTTCGATGTCGCGGCGCTCGCGTCCTGGATGCGCGCGAATGTCTCGGGCTTTGAGGGGACGCCGGCAGTCCGTAAGTTCCGCGGCGGACAATCAAATCCGACCTTTCTCGTCGAAGCAGAGCGCCGCGCATTTGTCTTGAGGCGGAAACCGGTCGGAAGCCTCGTGACCGGCGCGCACGCGATCGACCGAGAATATCGCGTGATACAGGCCCTTCACAAAGTGGGTTTCCCTGTCCCTCGCACCCATGGCATCTGCGAGGATGCGTCGATCGCGGGCGCGAGTTTCTACCTGATGGACCGCGTCGAGGGTCGTATATTCTGGGAAACGAGCCTGCCGATGGTCGCGCCGGGCAGCCGCCGACAGTATTTTGCCGCTATGAACCGCACGATCGCGGATCTTCACAACGTTAGGTTCGACGACATCGGCCTTGGCGATTTCGGTCCTGGTCAAGGATATGTTGGACGGCAGGTGCGTCGTTGGTCCGAGGCCTATGAAGCGACGAAGACGATGTGCGGCGCGGTGCCTGACATCGCGCAGGTAGCCGATTGGCTGAAAGCGAACCTGCCGAACGATGAGGAGATCGCGCTCATTCACGGCGATTTCCGCTGCGACAATATGATCTTTCACCCGACCGGGCCGACGATAGCGGCGGTGCTCGATTGGGAGCTTTCGACGATCGGCAACCCGCTCGCTGATTTTGCCCATCATGCCATGATCTACCGCATGCCGCCTGACTATCTGACCGGGCTGTACGGTCTCGATCTCGCCAAATTCGGCCTCCCGTCGGAAGATGAGTATCTCAGCCAGTATTGCGCAAACGCCAGGCGCAGCGATTTGCCGCATTATGACTTCTATGTCGTTTTCGCGATCTACCGCCTTGCATCGATCCTGTACGGCATACGGCTCCGGACCGCGCAGCGGACTGCGTCTTCCATCACTGCTGATCGGGTAAGCAGACTGATCGAACCCCTCGCTCGTCTCGCGCGTGAGCAGGCGAACGCCATCAACACCAACGGAGCGACCAGATGA
- a CDS encoding membrane-bound PQQ-dependent dehydrogenase, glucose/quinate/shikimate family: protein MKAGAAKTSGAHRFERVIAICLVLVGLLHLLPGLYLAVLGGSLYYALAGVALTAAGALLWRGHRAAYFLYLVVLLATLGWAVFEAGLDGWALLPRLNLLVGGGLVMLLCWLLRRPRPAGAHILVACVGLLAILGVGAGLWSLRDRTAAIAAAPDMTGVAPGADEWPSIGNTNAAQRFSPLDQINAGNVGRLAVAWKVRLGMPPKGMVGALQATPLKIGDSLYTCGMANDVFALDAETGAIRWRYDPHIDRQGIAAAMCRGVTYVPAPSAAGSAADACGARIVILTHDARMIAVRAADGRPCETFGSGGQVDLTTGMGPIPRAYLYYTSPAILVRGKLILGSSVLDGQKTREPSGVIRAFDAATGRFAWAWDLGRPGQAGEPGQGERYTPGTPNAWPPLTADDSLGSVFVPLGNATPDYVAAHRSPLMNRFGSSVVSLDAESGALRWVFQTTHRDVWDYDNPSPPTLTDFPIGGGTRPAVIVPTKRGVFFVLDRRTGRPLVRTVERPVPQQPVPGEILSPTQPYPDGMPSFSGDRLTEAKMWGILPFDQLWCRIKFRESRYDGDFTPIGLKPTIVYPGYYGGSEWGGVSVDPVRRIMVLNVMHFPLRNRLVPRADADAATYQPFDAAGRPLDIKHWAQGGTRYSAQTGPFISPIGVPCTQPPFSEVAAVDLATRKTLWRKPLGSAAESGPFGIRSMLPIPMGVPAVGGSMVTASGLMFIAASQDRTFRAFDTRTGRILWQQALPAAGHANPMSYYSAKSGRQFIVIPASGHPQLQDGAGDYLIAFALSKKG, encoded by the coding sequence ATGAAGGCGGGCGCCGCGAAGACGTCGGGGGCGCATCGGTTCGAGCGGGTCATCGCGATCTGCCTGGTTCTGGTTGGGCTGCTTCATCTTCTACCAGGCCTCTATTTGGCCGTGCTGGGCGGTTCACTTTATTATGCCCTTGCGGGTGTTGCCCTGACCGCGGCCGGGGCCTTGCTGTGGCGTGGCCATCGCGCCGCCTATTTCCTATACCTGGTCGTGCTGCTGGCGACGCTGGGTTGGGCCGTGTTCGAAGCCGGCCTGGATGGCTGGGCGCTGCTGCCACGGCTTAATCTGCTGGTCGGCGGCGGGCTCGTCATGCTGCTGTGCTGGCTTCTCCGCCGGCCACGCCCCGCCGGCGCTCATATCCTCGTCGCGTGCGTGGGCCTGCTGGCGATCCTCGGCGTGGGCGCGGGCCTGTGGAGCCTGCGCGATCGCACCGCCGCGATCGCGGCGGCCCCGGACATGACTGGTGTGGCGCCGGGCGCCGACGAGTGGCCGTCGATCGGCAACACCAACGCGGCCCAGCGCTTCTCCCCGCTCGATCAGATCAACGCCGGCAATGTCGGTCGTCTGGCGGTCGCGTGGAAGGTTCGGCTCGGCATGCCGCCCAAGGGCATGGTCGGCGCGCTGCAGGCAACCCCGCTGAAGATCGGCGATAGTCTGTACACCTGCGGCATGGCCAACGACGTGTTCGCGCTGGATGCCGAAACCGGCGCGATCCGCTGGCGCTACGATCCGCATATCGACAGACAGGGCATCGCCGCCGCGATGTGCCGGGGCGTGACCTACGTTCCCGCGCCGTCGGCTGCGGGTAGTGCGGCCGACGCGTGCGGCGCGCGGATCGTCATCCTCACGCACGACGCCCGCATGATCGCGGTGCGCGCTGCCGATGGCCGCCCTTGCGAAACCTTCGGTTCTGGCGGGCAGGTCGATCTCACGACCGGCATGGGGCCGATCCCTCGCGCGTATCTCTATTATACCTCGCCGGCGATCCTCGTGCGCGGCAAGCTGATCCTCGGCAGCTCGGTACTGGACGGCCAGAAGACCCGGGAGCCTTCGGGCGTCATCCGGGCTTTTGATGCGGCTACCGGCAGGTTCGCCTGGGCGTGGGATCTCGGCCGACCGGGGCAGGCCGGCGAGCCTGGGCAAGGCGAACGATACACGCCCGGCACGCCGAACGCCTGGCCGCCTTTGACGGCGGACGACTCGCTCGGCTCGGTCTTCGTGCCCCTCGGCAACGCCACGCCCGATTACGTCGCCGCCCACCGCTCCCCGCTTATGAACAGGTTCGGCAGTTCCGTAGTCTCGCTGGATGCGGAGAGCGGTGCGCTTCGCTGGGTGTTCCAGACGACCCATCGCGACGTCTGGGATTATGACAATCCGTCGCCTCCGACGCTCACCGACTTTCCCATCGGTGGCGGTACGCGCCCTGCGGTGATCGTGCCGACCAAGCGCGGTGTGTTCTTCGTGCTGGACCGGCGCACCGGGCGGCCGTTGGTACGGACGGTGGAGCGTCCGGTGCCGCAGCAGCCGGTGCCGGGAGAGATACTCTCGCCCACGCAGCCCTATCCGGACGGCATGCCGTCCTTTAGCGGCGATCGGCTGACGGAAGCGAAGATGTGGGGCATCCTGCCGTTCGACCAGCTGTGGTGCCGGATAAAATTCCGCGAATCCCGCTACGATGGCGATTTCACGCCGATCGGCCTGAAACCGACGATCGTCTACCCCGGCTATTATGGCGGATCGGAATGGGGTGGCGTCTCGGTGGATCCGGTGCGGCGGATCATGGTGCTGAACGTGATGCACTTTCCGCTTCGCAACCGGCTGGTACCGCGCGCCGATGCCGATGCGGCCACCTACCAGCCGTTCGATGCCGCCGGGAGGCCGCTCGACATCAAGCACTGGGCGCAGGGCGGCACGCGCTACTCGGCACAGACCGGCCCGTTCATCTCGCCGATCGGGGTGCCCTGCACCCAGCCGCCCTTCTCCGAGGTTGCGGCGGTGGATCTGGCCACGCGCAAGACGTTGTGGCGCAAGCCGCTGGGCAGCGCGGCTGAGAGCGGCCCGTTCGGCATCAGATCGATGCTGCCGATCCCGATGGGCGTGCCGGCGGTCGGCGGGTCGATGGTCACGGCGAGCGGGCTGATGTTCATCGCGGCGAGCCAGGACCGCACCTTCCGCGCGTTCGATACGCGGACGGGCCGCATCTTGTGGCAGCAGGCGCTGCCGGCCGCCGGCCACGCCAATCCGATGAGCTACTACTCGGCGAAGAGCGGCCGGCAGTTCATTGTCATCCCCGCGAGCGGTCATCCCCAATTGCAGGACGGGGCGGGCGATTATCTGATCGCTTTCGCATTGTCCAAAAAGGGCTGA
- a CDS encoding epoxide hydrolase family protein, whose protein sequence is MITPFKIAVPQADLDDLRTRLRSTRWPDRETVGDESQGVRLAAMQSLIDRWAGGYDWRACEAWLNANGNSKATIHGLEIQFLHVRSPVAGATPLLLTHGWPGSILEFRHVVGPLSDPEAFGGKAEDAFHLVIPSLPGFGYSERPSAAGCDLPEIARIWADLMQGLGYDRWFAQGGDLGAGVATHMAVQGVKGLAGIHLNLPILFPPPIGDGEPEEAELSAISDLIHYQKELSGYSLQQSTRPQTLGYSLSDSPVGQAAWIYEKLIEWSDGVPFPLDEMIDNVMLYWLTGTATSASRLYWESFRKDFHWMPVELQTAVSIFHGDFFKPPRIWGERTYSNLVSWAEQPKGGHFAAWEQPQAFVDEIRRAFRLMR, encoded by the coding sequence ATGATCACGCCATTCAAGATCGCGGTGCCGCAGGCCGACCTGGACGACCTGAGGACGCGGTTGAGATCCACGCGCTGGCCAGACAGGGAGACAGTTGGAGACGAGAGCCAGGGCGTCCGGCTGGCGGCCATGCAAAGCCTGATCGATCGCTGGGCCGGCGGCTATGATTGGCGCGCTTGCGAAGCCTGGCTCAATGCCAACGGCAACAGCAAAGCCACCATCCACGGGCTCGAGATCCAGTTCCTCCATGTGCGCTCGCCTGTCGCGGGCGCAACACCGCTGCTGCTCACGCATGGCTGGCCGGGTTCAATCCTGGAGTTTCGTCACGTCGTCGGGCCGCTCAGCGATCCGGAAGCCTTCGGCGGCAAGGCTGAAGATGCCTTCCACCTTGTCATCCCTTCCCTGCCCGGCTTCGGCTACTCCGAGCGCCCGTCTGCCGCAGGCTGCGACCTGCCGGAGATCGCGCGAATCTGGGCCGATCTCATGCAGGGGCTCGGCTATGATCGCTGGTTCGCGCAAGGCGGTGATCTGGGCGCGGGAGTTGCCACGCATATGGCCGTCCAGGGCGTGAAGGGGCTGGCGGGGATCCACTTGAACCTGCCTATTCTCTTTCCGCCTCCGATTGGAGATGGTGAGCCCGAGGAAGCGGAACTGAGCGCGATCAGCGACCTGATACACTATCAAAAGGAGCTGTCGGGCTATTCGCTTCAACAGAGTACGCGCCCCCAGACGCTTGGCTATTCGCTTTCGGACTCACCGGTCGGCCAAGCAGCCTGGATCTACGAGAAGCTGATCGAATGGAGCGATGGCGTCCCGTTCCCGCTTGACGAGATGATCGACAACGTCATGCTCTATTGGCTGACAGGGACCGCAACATCGGCATCAAGACTCTACTGGGAGAGCTTCCGCAAGGATTTCCATTGGATGCCCGTCGAGCTCCAGACGGCGGTTAGCATATTCCATGGCGATTTCTTCAAGCCGCCACGCATCTGGGGTGAGCGAACCTACTCGAATCTTGTATCGTGGGCCGAACAGCCCAAGGGCGGCCATTTCGCGGCTTGGGAGCAACCCCAAGCATTTGTGGATGAAATTCGGAGAGCTTTTCGACTGATGCGCTGA